A genomic stretch from Hemitrygon akajei chromosome 10, sHemAka1.3, whole genome shotgun sequence includes:
- the LOC140734057 gene encoding serine-rich and transmembrane domain-containing 2-like, with protein MTESYFRQPGNFTAVLFHQPTMATAIEDSIGYPTNIYTYVAIFFSLLVLLLVVVVIVLYRLKHVIVPVSSSVDNVSKADVFTSVQVGGF; from the coding sequence ATGACTGAGTCTTACTTCAGGCAACCTGGAAATTTCACCGCTGTGTTGTTCCACCAGCCAACTATGGCCACAGCTATAGAGGACTCGATCGGTTATCCGACAAATATTTACACCTATGTGGCGATATTTTTCAGCCTGCTGGTCCTTTTGCTTGTTGTCGTGGTCATTGTGCTCTACAGATTAAAGCATGTCATTGTTCCTGTCTCTTCATCCGTGGATAATGTCAGCAAGGCAGATGTTTTCACCAGCGTGCAAGTCGGTGGTTTTTAG